The DNA segment TACATTGCTTGCGGGTCAAGCTACACCGCGGCGATTTGTCTGCATAAATGGGTGTCTGGCGCTGAGCAGTCTCAGTGCTCAGCGTGTAGGCTTGCGTTTGGTTTCACGAGGAAGAGGCATAACTGTTATAATTGCGGACTTGTTCATTGTCATTCGTGCAGCTCCAAGAAGGCGTTCGGAGCTGCGTTGGCTCCGAGCGCCGGGAGGCTGTACCGTGTTTGCGACGTTTGTTATGTTAAGTTGAGTAAAGTTTCGGATACGAGTAGAAGGAACAGCGTCGTGCCGCGTCTTTCGGGGGAGAATAAGGATAGATTGGATAAATCTGAGATAAGATTGGCGAAGTTTGGTGCGTCTAATGTGGATTTGATCAAGCAGTTGGATAGCAAAGCTGCTAAACAAGGGAAGAAGAGTAGTGATAACTTTCGCAACTCTCAGCTGCCTTCTCTGTTGCAGCTGAAAGATGCAGTGCAGTCAAGGTCTAATGCTCCAAAGCTGGTTCAGGCTCCGTCAGGTATTAGCTCCAGGTCGGTGTCGCCTTTCTCCAGGAGGTCTAGTCCTCCTCCACGGTCTGCTACTCCTATGCCTTCGACTTCTGGAATCTATTTCCCTGTGGGGATGGCGGATAATATGAAGAAAACTAATGAGATTCTGAATCAGGAGATTATTAAGTTACGAACACAGGTATGGATTTTGATCATGCTTGCTTCTTGTGCTTTGGTTCTCTATGGTCTTTATGCATTTTTTGATTTGGGTTTAGGTTGACAGTTTGACTCAAAAGTGTGAGCTTCAAGAAGTAGAGCTCAAGAACTCGGTTAAGAAGACTCAGGAAGCCTTAGCGTTGGCAGAGGAGGAGTCTGCTAAGTCGAGAGCTGCTAAGGAGGCAATAAAGTCACTCATAGCTCAGGTACAATctgttttgatatatatatatacacagtaTCCCTGCGGATTTGAACCAAAccgaacaatttttttttggttttcggttcatttttcggttttaagttcggtttggttcagaaatcttttgaaaatatttcgGTTGTTCGGTTCAATTTTGATGAGTTTGGTTTTCAGAAAAATAGTAACGAGAATTccaaaaattaaccaaaataaccgaaccaaacttaacaaaaataaccaaatttaactGAAAATATCCGagctttttaaaaactattacaAAATCTAACCGAAACCCAAAAAAAACGGCTATTTtcggaaaaaaatataaaaccgaAATTAACTGAAAACCGAAtccatatatttttggtttactTCGGTGGTGGGATTGTACCCGCACCGAACTAACCGAAGCCAAAACTACCCGGCCTAATTAACCGAATTAACCAAAATCGCATGCCTATTAGTATATTTGTGAACTCCATTGAAGCTTGACCGTGTAATAAGCTAATCTTTGATTCTGTAGCTCAAGGACGTAGCTGAGAAGTTGCCTCCTGGTGAGAGCATCAAACTGGCCTGCCTTCAAAACGGTTTCAATTTCCCTGAAGAAAACGGTTTCCTTCATTCAAGATCAGAGTCCATGACTTCCTCTGTATCTTCAGTTGCTCCTTCCGACTTCGCCTTTGCGAATGCATCTTCTCGGTCCAGTCTCCAATCGCCAAACCACACTCCTAGAGCCTTCGAAAGAAACAATGGTTATCCAGCAGACCCGCGGCTTAGCAGCAGCGGGTCAGTAATCAGCGAGAGACACGAGCCTTTCCAGTTCCAAAACGACAATGGTTCGAGCCACACAGGGGCTGTGGACAGTACTAATGATGTAGAAGCAGAGTGGATCGAACAGTATGAACCTGGCGTGTATATAACCCTTGTGGCACTCCATGATGGAACTAGAGAGCTAAGAAGAGTCCGCTTCAGGTTTGTTCATGTTCTTGAGCTATGTGTTTACTAGTAAGTGTGATTGATGATGCTGaaaggttttgtttttgtttgcagCCGGAGAAGATTCGGTGAACATCAAGCAGAGACTTGGTGGTCGGAGAATCGAGAAAAAGTGTATGAGAAATATAGTGTGAGAGTGTCTGAAAAACCAACAGCTTCTCCAACGCATAGAGACAGAGaccatgaagaagaagatgttgctCAGTAGGTTTTGCACTCATGAGTTTTAGTTTTCTTTGCCTTTTGCCCCGAAACTCTTCATTTGTTCAACTTAACCCTTCTTCCTTTTGACCCACTCTGTCTGGGAGGTTAATGTTCATGTCCTTAGATGTaatgttgtatatataaaaagacCATCTGTTCTCGGTTCACTTtagcaacaaaaacaaaaccatattaagaacaatcaattcAAGTGTTGAAGTCGTCTTGCTTTTGACTTTTTGAAGTTGGAAGTAATCTTGACTTTTTGTGATTAAGAAGAGACTAATGACAACCATTTGTCGTCATTACCTAATTGTGTGACTAATACATTTGCCAAAACACAAGTCAAAACTACAACTAACATAGCAACTCAACTCCAATAATTTTCaatgttatatatgaaaagACTACTGGTTTATAGTTGGTTGGTTGGTGGCTGCTAATAAATGTGTTATATCCTCGCACTACAAAATTTCAAAGTCCTTGTTGAATAATAAAATCGTTACTACGAAACAAACATACGTTAGCTCGAAAGTTTATGATGGTAGTAGTATGGTACATGTATATAGTCACTTACATGCAACTATAGAGTTCTCCTTTTTGATGGAAATAATAAATTCCATTAGTATATGCAAAAAATGCATTTATGGTGACGGTATATACCATAGCATCATTTATGGTGACttcatttaatttaattcattttgacatatttgtttcttttgaatctatattaaaacatttatgTTACTGGAACATATTTAGCTTTGTGTTTCATATTCATACCGCTAATCAGGCACTAAAAGCTTCTGGActtaaaaaagaaagagacaaacAGTAGAACGTAGGTGTTAAGTTGATATAACCAAGAAGTTACATTAGCATGATGCATTACAATGATTCAATCATGAGTTTGCACATAAGATACATAATTCTCCAAACTATAATACAAGTAGGGTTGGAATAAATAGGCGGGCATCCAAAAATAGCCCGACCTTAATGTGGCTATTCcttgaagacaaaaaaaaaaaaaacaaaggggAGAAAAAGAAGTAGACATAACTAGATCTCTATGTTATTTAAATATGTATGTAAACATAACATGTGTAACTTAGTATCTTGGTGATGGTAGATCATGGATATCTTTGAGAATTGGTACTCTGTAAACCATAGACATTGTGTTTTTTGGAAGGAGCAGAAGGTGGAATTGGCATTGTCTTGGGCAAAAATCCTGAGAAACTTTCTGGAGGATAATAATCATCATTGATGAAACCATGGttatggtgatgatgatgatgaagtggATTTGGTCTTCTCACCTTGAAAAATCGTTCTGGTCTTGATGGTGATGTGTGTCTTCTAAAGTACTCGGCTTCACAAGTCCTCCTTGAGAACATTATCATAATCACCACTAGAATCTTCACAGCTTCTATGCGCTTATTGCTCATCATTGTAAGAGCTTGCTTTCAGAAAACTGGTGAGGTGAGGAAGATATAGAGAAACTATGTGTTTTGTCTTTGTTGAGTATTCAATATAAGGGGGGTAGCtgatattataagaaaaataattgagCTAACTATTGTATTATACTATATGTTGATATAAAGTTGATATACAAGGGAGGTGATTATGACATATTTTATATAGATGACAAATTATTCAGTTATACTGATTTGCCTCCATATTATTAAACTTTTGAAGTGTTGTGATAACTTTTaacttcattttattttctttggatAAGGATAGATTACATACAAATATTTACCAattaagtttaattttaaatctataCTCGCAAAACacaaagaatattattttcgtttttagAGACTACTTTTTAGAGAATATTGAGTCTACTttcattttattgtttattacaAACTATAAAAGCTTGGGTTTGTACAACACCATATATCAACAACTCTTCggcaaatttgtttttttttgtttatctttgcttttaacaaaagaagaaaaccaaCTAACCATGGTTTTTGAAATAGTATTATGACCGAgacttattaaaattatgctttattataatatatacatggCTACTTTAACGTTTAGTGCATACGCTAttactattttaattaaataaacccAACAAAGTTCGGTGTActtaagaaatataaattatttgattaaaagcATGAAAGATTGTGTTGTCTAGAGGTGGGGGTGGTTCGGATGTTTTATACTTTTGAACGGGTCTCTAGAGAATTCAATATTCATATAGTATATGTTAATATGTAAAACGTAGCGTTTTCTTTGCTAATAGAAATTTAGCCcctgttgtccaaaaaaaaaaagaaatttagcACCTTGAATCAATAATCTCTTTCAGTATGGAATTAACCACATGGTGATAGATGTTACATACAAATGGAGACtcaaactcaaaacaaaaactcaacCTCTTCCAATAGAATCCCCGCAACCAAAAAAGCTATAACTTACATTGACAACTTTCAGACTAACAACAAAAAGATTTAAACGTTACAAATGTAAGCATTATAAACTTCAGGTTAGAAATCATTCGTTGAACCATATTGTTGAACCAAAGATCACAAACAAAACATAATGTTGCTGTTGGCCAATGTTTGCTAGCGATAATGAAACaaataacttttatatatactttttttttgacgaaaacttttatatatacttcCTTTTGCATTTTTGTTGCATCTGTAcgaagtttttttattttatttttttgactaaaacaTCTGTACGAAGTTTATACAGATAAACCCGTTATCTGATTAGCGACGAAGTTTCTCAAGAGTAATGTACTTCAAGTTTTTCGATTGACATTAAATGAGCTGTGATGAACAAGgaataaagtaaaataaaaaggaCAAAACGAAACATGAGAAAAAAACATAGGCAGAATGGGAAAATGGACTGAAGCATTAAATACTATAACAGGAAAGATAGATGATATGGGACCataaaagtttgaaattttatcttacaaaaaataaaatactacgTGAGCCCCACTGTCTCGCTCCTGTCTTCGAATCTTGTTTTGGTAAAGATCGATTAGATATCTCCTCCCTTTCTATTggatatgttatttttttaaaacaagtttattgttttttttttgaaaaagaaaacaagttgaTTGTTACAAAATTCCGAAACAAGTTATATGTTTCTGAATCAACTAGGATAAGATTAAAGAGTGAAAGTAATTATGCAAAATCTTTCACTAATACAATaatggggtttttgccaaaactaacccacaacttgattttaattccaaacctatacccaaacttgaatcaaatgcaaaactaacctaaaagcctagtgaaattacagctcagccccttgtgaccaaacaaaaaaacagaagccatttttacgaatatagccccagtaaatcgtctgagtcgtctgagatgttggaagtcgtctggacgactgaagtgtaagtcgtctggacgactgaagtataagtcgtctggacgactgaagtgtaagtcgtctggtaccagtttattttaaaaataatttataaatcttgtaaaaaaatatttagatgcgtaaaaaataaaaatcaagtaattataaacagttttaactgatataaattaagatatgataaaattgatttgttttgaagatatatgagtggaagtagtgaatcatgaaatactttggtttaggagtttggcaaacatatgttgtagtattgtatgtattgttagggttagattttggaaaactaaaatgtttttttcaaaaattagttttcacctatatgtgtttatttctgtgtatagtaaacacttttcaagtttgatttggttttatgaagtgtttaattagataattaagtttaggggttatgtttagggtgtggacgacttatatttcagtcgtctgttaaataatttacccggacgacgtatatttcagtcgtccagacgacttacttgtaagtcgtctggaaagtcttctattttagtttcccgctaaaaatatttaatttcccgctaaaaatattaaactcttctggacgacttacatgtaagtcgtctgttttaatttcttcaccagacgactgaaatgtaagtcgtccaggaagtcgtctgagtcaaaaatatttaatctaattggattttttgtctccctatataaagaaaaatttacacattctctctcctcctctcaaatggctgcaacaaaaatgtaatgttcatcattctaaaactctccaacctctctctaatctctttgacttgaaaacaccaaactttatatgaatttttcagttttgtctcatgtatttcttactaatctatctcttttgcaggtttttaatcaaatggtactcatcttccactaatttagaggtagatctattaattttagatatgtatttttgtgtgttctataaatgtagatttatctaatcttccactcattttctctatttttaagtcatttgaacgtttttgaatatgcaggtttttcagatctggatttgatgtgcaggtttttcagatctggaagacttctgggacgacttacctgttagtcgtctggaagtcgtctggaagtcatctggaagtcttctgacaaagtcgtctggacttccaggaagtcgtctggacttcctggaagtcgtctggacttccaggaagtcgtctggacttccaggaagtcgtctggacttctaggaagtcgtttggatttttctgagcgttttggtaagttcttatgtctgatttttcttcatttggtaacttcttgttgtataaagttcttacttttttcccaaactaaaactctccaaacccactctaatctctttgacttgaaaacaccaaactttatatgaatttttcaattttgtctcatgtctttgttactaatctatttttttttgcaggtttttaattatttggtactcatcttccactaatttaaaggtagatctattatttttagatatgtatttttgtgtgttctgtaaaggtagatttatataatcttccactcatttttttctgtttttaagccatttgaacgtttttgaatatgcaggtttttcagatctggatttaatatgcaggtttttcagatctggaaaacttctgggacgacttacttgttagtcgtctggaagtcatctggaagtcgtctggaagtcgtctggacttcctaaaagtcgtctggatttcctgtaaagtcgtctggacttcctgtaaagtcgtctggaagtcgtctgaacttcctaaaagtcttctggcaaagtcgtctgaacttcctggaagtcgtctggacttcttagaagtcgtctgaacttcttaaaagttgtctggtcttgtctactcaagtggaatccaagcttgtctttgtagatgaatgatctataatagttttgtttgtgatctgttttatgaattgcatgtatactcttttagttgtgttttttttgtaaaatcagtaataatgttttccaagatgtattaaatgtgctaacaatgtgtttacacatttacaaatcaatgaaataatagacctcagtagcctttttcttatctttggatctctcatatgcaataataaactccaatggcctttttctcatcttaataaacaagaatgttggtaagagatggaaacaaacaatagtaactagtcaaagcatatcatattttttataagtttgcattgaaaaacttagtcaaatttagtaaaactaagggagagaacatattttgtaaatatgagttttacatatcttgaagttacttatcactcttaaaaatacaagttattcataaactaacgtagaagacttaaaaactagtggagaagacgcggacgacttcaatctaagttgtctagacgactaaactatatgtcgtctggtcaacgcagaggttatttttgcaattgactttgaaatctgttatttcggacgactgaaagttaagtcgtctactattgtttggttaaaaaaaaaactccaaaaaagctagacgacttacatttcagtcgtcagaggttagttttgcatttgactggattatttcagaagtttgactttttggacgacttacgtttcagtcgtctagtgaaaattaaaataataatatttttttaaaagtagacgacttaaagttaagtcgtcataggttagttttgcaattaaaaaaaaacttcaagatttaattatatacagacgacttataattcagtcgtccacgagacgactgaaatgtaagtcgtccaggatttacgaggtttgaccagaatctcggaaaaaaatcctggacgacttacaattaagtcgtctggtggacgactgaattataagtcgtctgtgtataattaaatcttgaagtttttttttcaattgcaaaactaacctatgactacttaattgtaagtcgtttactttaaaaaaaatattattattttaattttcgccagacgactgaaatgtaagtcgtctggggaagtcaaacttctgaaattatccagtcaaatacaaaactaacctatgacgactgaaatgtaagtcgtctaggttctttggaattttttttgaaaccaaacaatagtagacgacttaactttcagtcgtctcaggttacagatttcaaagtcaattgcaaaaataacctctgcgttgaccagacgacttccaggtaagtcgtctacagccagacgactgaaaggtaagtcgtctacagccagacgacttcccaagtaagtcgtctgacgaacagatctggaaaaaaactcgatgtcataccttaaattagtgagataagttccttagcatacataaggcttctccaagcacacagaatcacaaacggaagtcacccacccataatcgttagcttctatgactctatgaaccataaaaattttagaatcaaaatcttgagtttttttagctcattgtggagagaaagtgagagatatgttgtgtttaggtcacaagaatggaaaaagaagaagggtaaatcgattttaggagcattaagagcttcaaattggttgttcatggtggttgtggtattgatgacaatggcaatcttgtaattacttgaagatgatgagggtgagagagtaaaaatgtcattttcgaaaaaaaaaataaaaaaaaaatgaatggcattttcgtaaattatatgaacttgtggggtgaatagggcaaaactaattttcaaaaaaaaatgaggttagttttgtgtttgactttaagttataggtcaattttgcaaaaatccctACAATAATCTTCCCATTTCTTAATATTTGaggttttagaaaaatattttatttaaaataaatagtattttaatttttactataaaatttactaatttttatattatatgattttcgTATTATAACgtttgtttaattgttttattattagttgAACTGTTGTTAtgtgaataaattaataatgtttttgtttaagtATAAAAATACCCTTTTCTAATTTGTGTGCATACAGATAGTTACAGTCTTACAGATAGTTGATGGTTCATTCAATCCTTCATCCAACGCAAAGGTCGGCTAATAAATAAGCAACCAAGATCTGCGCTCAACTTCACCGACAGAATAGCTTGCACActttgatacaaaaaaaaaggaataactTACGTACAATACAGATATTTAGTTGCATGGCATTATCGAAATATATAACTTTAGCTTTGATATTAATTTACGGCATTTAAATCACCatgttttttaaaactacaataaaaaaataaaaaatgtctataaaaattttatcttctaaattctgatttttttgctataaaaatatattgttgtaacaatcaattttaaaagtacattgCTTATAACTAAATCAAAAAATTCTACGACTtaaattttatagtaaaatTTTTACATGTACAATCCAACCAATCATCCAAATTATCGATACGATGCAAGTAATATTATAATCGAGCTGAGTTCCTTATATCTCTATACAGGGCCGTCTCAAATTAATGTTGGACcatgttcaaaaaaatatattaatcgtACACTTTATCacgtaaatttaaaatttaataactttgtctgatttgtttttaattataagttcTACATTTagcataatatttaaaattttaaagtttgttaccataatttatctatatattttgaaaaatccttaattttttatttttatatttcgggaCCCTATTCGACCGCTTCACTTGCGCGTACTGTTAGACTGCCCTgtctctatatataattaaacaaaaggagaaattcaaaaagaaaaagaaatatcaaagtGGACCTATATTTGCCGACAAAGATGATGACATTA comes from the Brassica napus cultivar Da-Ae chromosome A7, Da-Ae, whole genome shotgun sequence genome and includes:
- the LOC111199532 gene encoding protein IDA-LIKE 5-like; protein product: MMSNKRIEAVKILVVIMIMFSRRTCEAEYFRRHTSPSRPERFFKVRRPNPLHHHHHHNHGFINDDYYPPESFSGFLPKTMPIPPSAPSKKHNVYGLQSTNSQRYP